From the genome of bacterium, one region includes:
- a CDS encoding LysE family translocator, translating into MWDARFLAYLLVSAALIVAPGPDMALVTRNALRGGWTAASQTAFGVAIGLVLWGIASVAGVAALLGASAAAFTVMKLAGALYLTALGLRSLISAARGPEGRGAPPVSNPRRPSAPDRAFWQGLFNNLLNPKAAVIFLSIVPQFVRPGDSTGRLLVMVAVFALLTLGWLHVYGAAVARAGRYFGPRVQRALGAVAGTVMIGLGVRLAFERR; encoded by the coding sequence ATGTGGGACGCGAGATTCCTTGCCTACCTCTTGGTCTCCGCCGCTCTCATCGTCGCGCCGGGACCGGACATGGCGCTCGTGACGCGCAATGCGTTGCGGGGCGGATGGACGGCGGCGTCGCAGACGGCCTTTGGGGTGGCGATCGGCCTCGTGCTCTGGGGGATCGCGTCCGTCGCCGGCGTGGCCGCGTTGCTCGGGGCGTCCGCGGCGGCGTTCACCGTGATGAAGCTGGCCGGTGCCCTGTACCTCACGGCCCTCGGGCTCCGGAGCCTCATCAGCGCGGCGCGCGGTCCCGAGGGACGCGGCGCGCCGCCTGTCTCGAACCCGCGCAGGCCGTCGGCGCCCGACCGCGCGTTCTGGCAGGGGCTGTTCAACAACCTGCTCAATCCAAAGGCGGCCGTGATCTTCCTCAGCATCGTTCCGCAATTCGTGCGTCCCGGTGATTCCACGGGGCGGCTCCTGGTGATGGTCGCCGTATTTGCGCTCCTCACGCTCGGATGGCTTCATGTCTACGGCGCGGCGGTCGCCCGCGCCGGACGATACTTCGGGCCCCGCGTGCAACGTGCGCTCGGCGCGGTTGCCGGGACGGTCATGATCGGCTTGGGCGTGCGGCTGGCGTTCGAACGGCGGTAG
- a CDS encoding aldo/keto reductase, translating into MQKRTLGNSGLEVSSLCLGGNVFGWTADEPASFKVLDAFVAAGMNFIDTADVYAKWAPGNTGGESETVLGRWMKQRRNRDKVIVATKVGSDMGAPGKGLSRAYMTRAVEASLARLQTDYIDVYQSHVDDANTPLEETLGVYADLVAQGKVRVIGASNYRAERLSEALEVSTRHGYPRYESLQPLYNLYDRADYETALEPLCRSAGIGVISYSSLASGFFSGKYRTEADLSKSPRGQGVKRRFFNDRGFAILAALDAVAKDHRSTPAAVALAWLIARPGMTAPIASATTVDQLNELIAATRLELSAASIDRLNRASA; encoded by the coding sequence ATGCAGAAGCGCACGTTGGGTAACTCCGGGCTGGAGGTATCCTCGCTGTGTCTCGGAGGAAACGTCTTTGGCTGGACCGCGGACGAACCGGCCTCGTTCAAGGTGCTCGACGCGTTCGTGGCGGCGGGCATGAACTTCATCGACACGGCGGACGTGTACGCAAAGTGGGCGCCGGGTAACACGGGCGGTGAATCCGAGACCGTTCTCGGCCGCTGGATGAAGCAGCGGCGCAATCGGGACAAGGTCATCGTCGCCACCAAGGTCGGGTCCGATATGGGCGCGCCCGGCAAGGGGCTCTCCCGTGCCTATATGACCCGCGCGGTGGAGGCCTCGCTCGCGCGCTTGCAAACGGACTACATCGACGTGTATCAGTCCCACGTCGACGATGCGAACACGCCGCTGGAGGAGACGCTGGGGGTATACGCGGACCTCGTCGCCCAGGGCAAAGTCAGGGTGATCGGGGCGTCGAACTACCGCGCGGAACGGCTGTCGGAGGCACTGGAGGTCAGCACGCGTCACGGCTATCCTCGATACGAGAGCCTGCAGCCGCTGTACAATCTGTATGACCGCGCCGACTATGAGACGGCGCTCGAGCCACTCTGCCGCAGCGCGGGGATCGGCGTCATCAGCTATTCCTCGCTGGCGAGCGGATTCTTCAGCGGCAAGTATCGGACCGAGGCGGATCTCTCGAAAAGCCCCCGCGGGCAGGGCGTCAAGCGCAGGTTCTTCAACGATCGCGGATTCGCTATCCTCGCGGCGCTCGACGCGGTCGCGAAAGACCACCGCTCGACACCCGCCGCGGTGGCGCTGGCCTGGTTGATCGCGCGTCCGGGCATGACCGCGCCGATCGCGAGCGCCACGACCGTAGACCAGCTCAACGAGCTGATCGCGGCGACTCGGCTCGAGCTGTCCGCCGCGTCGATCGACCGGCTGAACCGGGCGAGCGCGTAG
- the map gene encoding type I methionyl aminopeptidase: MSVTSPEELERLRIIGRIVRRALDAMAASVRPGATTGELNGIGARVLAEHGAEPSPPKVYGFPGAVCISVNDEAVHGIPGERVLHPGDLVKLDLVAEKGGVLADAAVTVGVGPLHGPAEAIVGCAERAFRQAARVARAGARISEIGRAVTLEATRGGFCVMPELGGHGVGRTIHEAPSVPNYPDPNNRARLTEGLVITIEPIIAAGTGRGLLDPNGWTVRTADGSLSAHYEHTLVITRDAPILLTA, encoded by the coding sequence ATGTCCGTTACCTCGCCCGAGGAGCTGGAGCGGCTGCGGATCATCGGCCGGATTGTTCGCCGGGCGCTCGACGCGATGGCGGCGTCGGTCCGGCCCGGCGCGACGACGGGCGAATTGAATGGCATCGGCGCGCGGGTGCTGGCCGAGCACGGCGCCGAGCCGTCGCCGCCCAAAGTCTACGGCTTCCCAGGCGCCGTCTGCATCAGCGTCAACGACGAGGCCGTCCACGGAATCCCCGGCGAGCGCGTCCTTCACCCGGGCGACCTGGTGAAGCTCGACCTTGTCGCGGAGAAGGGCGGGGTGCTCGCGGACGCCGCGGTGACCGTCGGGGTCGGTCCGCTGCACGGCCCGGCCGAGGCGATCGTGGGCTGCGCCGAGCGGGCGTTCCGGCAGGCGGCCCGGGTCGCGCGCGCAGGGGCGCGGATCAGCGAGATCGGCCGCGCCGTCACGCTCGAGGCTACCCGCGGGGGGTTTTGCGTGATGCCGGAGCTCGGAGGGCACGGCGTCGGCCGCACAATCCACGAGGCGCCGAGCGTACCGAACTATCCGGACCCAAACAACCGCGCGAGACTGACCGAGGGGCTCGTCATCACCATCGAGCCGATCATCGCGGCGGGGACGGGGCGCGGCCTCCTCGATCCGAACGGGTGGACCGTCCGGACCGCGGACGGAAGCCTCTCCGCGCACTACGAGCACACGCTGGTGATCACGCGCGACGCGCCGATCCTGCTCACGGCGTAA
- a CDS encoding pyridoxamine 5'-phosphate oxidase family protein translates to MDDSIRVLIEIQTRSYDRAGSGIRESYPRTSAMDAARLAAFLERKVYAVLATGRPDGRPHAAPIAFSVWGGAFWIATVAGTRLRNLRARPFASIVVADGDVRAQHRAVIAEGPVVIHDGSELAGVSAEFAEDWRARHGSLPAWAAALLELRPERVFSFDGTLEAP, encoded by the coding sequence ATGGACGACAGCATCCGCGTCCTGATCGAGATCCAAACCCGCAGCTACGACCGGGCGGGATCGGGGATCCGGGAGTCGTACCCGCGGACGAGCGCGATGGACGCCGCACGGCTCGCTGCGTTCCTCGAGCGCAAGGTCTACGCGGTGCTGGCCACCGGGAGGCCCGACGGCCGGCCCCACGCCGCTCCGATCGCATTCTCCGTCTGGGGCGGCGCGTTCTGGATCGCCACGGTCGCCGGAACCCGCCTGCGCAATCTGCGCGCCCGGCCGTTCGCGTCGATCGTGGTCGCGGACGGCGATGTCCGGGCCCAGCACCGCGCGGTCATCGCGGAGGGCCCGGTCGTGATCCACGACGGGAGCGAACTTGCCGGCGTGAGCGCCGAATTCGCGGAGGACTGGCGTGCCCGCCACGGGTCCCTGCCGGCGTGGGCCGCCGCGCTGTTGGAGCTGCGTCCCGAACGGGTCTTCTCGTTCGACGGGACGCTCGAGGCCCCGTGA